attgattcagtgcccagtgcgggttcatgtttgttgcatgttttttctttcacaaaaaaatccatatcaaacggagtccaaacgggataaaaacttacgtagattttttttggaatatatgtgaattttgggaagtggaatcaacgcgagacgatgcccgaggaatccacgaggcacggggcgtgccccagggggtagggcgcaccctgggccctcgtggccactccgtaaggcggttggtgcccttctttcaccgtaagaaagctaatatccggatagaaatcgtgtccaaatttcagcccaatcagagttatggatctccagaaatttaagaaacggtgaaagggcagcatctgggagcgcagaaacagaaagaaacacacacacacacacacacacacacacacacacacacagagagagagagagagagagagagagagagagagagagagatccaatctcggaggggctcccgcaccagaggggaaacccttctcccatctaggggggaggtcaaggaagaagaaggagggggtctctctcctcctctctcccggtggcaccggaacgtcgccggggccatcatcgtgacagagatctacaccaacaacttgcCCGCCGTCATCACcagctctctccccctctatgcagcgatgcaacacctcttctccccgctgtaatctctacttgaacatggtgctcaacgctatatattatttcccaatgatgtatggctatcctatgatgtttgagtagatccgttttgtcctatgggttgattgatgatcgtgattggtttgagttgcatgttttattattggtgctgtcatatggtgctctccgtgtcgcgcaagcgtgaggcatccccgctgtagggtttgcaatatattcatgatttgcttattatgggtggcgtgagtgacagaagcacagacccgagtaagtaggttgtttgcgtattggaataaagaggacttaatactttaatgctatggttgggttttactttaatgatctttagtagttgcggatgcttgctagagttccaatcataagtgcatacgatccaagaagagaaagtatgttagcttatgcctctccctcatataaaattgcaatagtgattaccggtctagttatcgattgcctagggacaaataactttctcgtgacaaaaatctctctactaaaactaacttaattatgtctttatctaaacatcccctagttttaatttacgtgctctttattatcttgcaaacatatccaacaacacctacaaagtacttctagttcatacttgttctaggtaaagcgaacgttaagcgtgcgtagagttttatcggtggtcgatagaacttgagggaatatttgttctacctttagctcctcgttgggttcgacactcttacttatgaaaagaggctacaactgatcccctatacttgtgggttatcaggtgctccctccgtctgggtttattaggCCTCACAACATCACAAGCATGTCTCTTTTTATAAGGCCTCACTTTGAAAAGTTGCATGCATGCAACAACttcattggttgcattgaaagccATTGTTGTTGATGCCATGGCCAGGGAATTAATACACTGCATGcatgctttttcattggctgcatgcatgtgagagagtgtaTTGAGAGTGAAATGAAAGAAttaatatgagcaaattactatgtgtcttggtccaagagaagttgtctttaggcctaataaatctggacggagggagtagataccatatcatgttaaatgctatgttACTTTGTATCATGCATGGCAGTAAATATGATCATATATGATACTattttatgatactatgcactatggaggtagtatcatacactagtatcatatgcatgatactagtatatgatactccatACTATGACTGGCCTTATGCTATCGAACTGTCTAGTCTTAGTTTAATATTAATGTTGTCCTCTATTGACCTATGTATGTATGTGTTGATCGATGTTGTATGGCTTGTATGgattttagagcaactccaacgcattgacccaaacggacgcgcgttttGTCCGCTTTTTCTCAATTTGGATTGGCTGCCTGCTCGTTGTCCGTCCCCTTTTACGTTTGGATTGGTCGTGCGCCCAACGCGCAGATGCATTTTCGTCCTCGCGGccggcatgccgtgttttttgcaAACATATGGAAATTTGACCCTAGTTTACATATTTCAAACCAAATACAAATATCGACTGTCTGGCGGTGGCGACGCCGGTTCGTCCTTCACGCGGCACCCAATTTGGACGTCCTAGTTGCATGTCGGGGACGTCAGCTCCTCCTTGATGCGGCATCCGATCTGAATGTTACCGTGGTTGCGTAGAGGGACACCGTCTCCTCCTTCACGCGGCGGAGTGGAGACGCGATAGAGCGGCAGAGTGGAGACGCAATAGCGTGGCGGGGATGATGGTTCCTTCTTGTTGGAacgcggcggcgagggcggtgttGGGTCACACTCCTGGAGCGACCACTCAGTAATGCTTCCGTCAAAGTGAGGAGACGCGATTGATACTGTAGCAGCGTCTGGCCCCCTCGTTGCCGGAGGAGATGGCGATCTCCTCTTTGCCAGAGGAGTCGGTCGTCGTGGAGACCGAGGGCCCACGAAAGCGCAAGCAGTGACACCATGAGCTTGATGAAGGTCGACTATTCTGCTGGCACAGAGAACCAAGATTTCAACATCGCTAGAGTTGGTGAGGCTTGGGGCGGAGGAGGGGCTCGGAGAGGAGGAGGTGTGGATTTGCATTGGCGGAGCACGGTTTATTTAGCCGCGGCGAGGCcatgcgaacggacggccaacccGCTTCAATACGTCGCAGCGCCCGAGTTGGTTTCTTGGGGCGCGGCATCCACATTGAAGCAGCGACACCCGAGAGGTCGCGTCGTCAGCGCTGCCCTCCCATCCGGTCATGTCGCACATCGTCAATGTCGGCCGGTACGTGCTTTGGGCCGACATGAGTGCAGCAAGGAAAACGACGCGTGCGTTGGATGGAAATGGTGGGAGAGGACGGAGGTTTTGTTAGGTGGGCTACCATATTCGTAAGCAGGCGTGGCAGTGGTCCAGATGTTCGCATAGCCCTCCCCACGATTTGCGGGTCCGTACCGCCGAACGGATCGATAAAGACCATGCTAGATGGCAAAACATATCTGGACCGCGTGATCCGAACAATTACGGCCGGTTTGAGAGTCGGCGTTGAAAATGCCCTTAATCTTTTCTTCCATCTCAGGTAATACAAAGGATTACAAATTCAGCCGGCCGCTTTTTCCATGAGAAGAGGGCAAACTTAATCAAGTTCAAATTTGATGATGTCAGTTTGATCAATTTCAATGACATCAAAGCTAATCTGAAGATAACAAGAGAGGCGCAGAGACTTACGTACGAGATTGACGAGCAGAGTGGCAAAGTGAAAGCTTGATCAACTTCAAAACAAATCAGATGATAGCAGTTCAATCAATTCCATTGCTCCGTCGACCTCCCTCCGTCGACCTCGCGTCCACTTCAGCGGTCAATTCCACTGCGCGTGGACTGCGCGTTTCTGTCGTCATCGCGCCGTATACGTCCGAGGATCTCGTCTAAAAAATGACTCCACACCTCCTTAATTCTGTCCACCGAACCTCGTTCCCCTCCCAGCTCCATCGCCACAGACTGGAACCCACTCCACTCGCACTCAAGCGCACACCACACCCCATGGCTCTCAACGGCGGCGGCGCCGCCACTGCAGCGTGCATCCTCGTCCTCCTAGCACTCGCCGGCGCCGCTGGGGCAACCTTCTCGGCGCCGCCGCCGGTGGACTGCTCGGCATTGTTGGCTGGCCTCGCAGACTGCCTCGACTTTGTGTCGCCCAGCAGCAAGTCGAGTCAGCCTTCCAAGGCCTGCTGCGGGGAGGTGAAGACCTCCGTCGGCAGCCCCGCCGTCGTGGACTGCGTCTGCGCCGCCATGTTCTCGAAGCTGACGCAGTTACCGATCAACAGGACACGGGTGTACGCTCTCCCCGACGCCTGCGGCACACCCGCCTCCGTATTGAACAGGTGCCATGGTGAGCACCGTGCCTTTTCTCACTTCCTCCATAATCTTCTTGTCCTGAGTTTGGCTAGAATCTGCTTCCCTTTTTTACATCAAGAAACTAGAACTAAATCGTGTTGTTTTACTAGGAAGTTTATCATTAGTTTGATTCCTGTGTGGGATTTACGATAAAAGATCTCGATTCGTGTTAGAGCATCTACGACTGCAATGCACAAATCTGACCACCTCTATGTCCGCGGACGGATCCGTAAATAGGAGCCAACCAACCCCCTATATGTCCTCCCTGCAATCACATTCTTCACTTGCATAATCTCAAATCCATGCAACCGCATTCACGACCATTTGACAATACGAATACACGTACCAATGATTATATCACACAATTAAAATTCGGGACGATGGCTGGGTCCGGGGCGACAAGGACAACAGTGGGTAGTTTGCGGCTGATGGTGGTGGTGTTGTGGGTTGGGAACGTCGGCGGAGCTAGGATGACGGCGGCGGCGAAGCAAGGGAAGGGATGGCATGGACGAGATAGAAGAGGGCAGGCCGGGCAAGGGTAGGGGATGATTTAGAGAGATATGGGATAAATCTGACCTATCAGATCCGACATGACAGGCGCTTTCGAGCGTCCCCATATTCACCACACATATGGACTAGATTTGAGGGGTGGCAGACAACCTGAACATTTGGGGGGAAAGTGTGTGTGTGTCCGAGCGGTGGCATTTTGTGTGTGTATATGCACTATAAAACTTGTTGATGGATTCTTAAATGGCGTACGATCGATGATTGAGCGAGATCTCGTTCCGGTCACGAAACATTTTTTATTATACGACGGGGAGAGCTTGTTCTCATGAAAGAACGGATGCACCCTCCCCCAAAATGGCACCCCACCCCCTTTGCCCTGCACCGACAAACCGGTCAATGCTTGTGCCTAACCAAGCCAATCACAACAATTCATCCTCTTTCGTCGAGTAGGTGGCTCTTCTCCTTTTCTTTGTTTGCACATCGAGCACTGGCGAGTATTGATCCTCCACTCTTCAAAATTCTCCATCGCCGTTGATGATATTCATCATCCCATGTCCAGTCGTCATCGAGCTTGGGTGGGGTGGGGGTCATGCTGAACAATGTCCAGGTACCCGTGAACGAGGGCTTCTCCAACGGTAACCATGACTCGACGGGCTGCGATGACTCGATGAAGTTGTAATAATTGGTGAGGTCCCTAGTGAATGGTCGAGATCCGACGGAGTGGGTTGAAGCGCCAGACTGTTGGGTGGCTGTCAACCAATATTGGGTAGACGCGGAATAGTAGGGCAATGCATACTGGGTGGGCCAGGGAAACACGTATCCAAGTACACGACAATGTGGCGTGCAAGATGAGCTGGCACTCGAGCCGCCACACCTTCTCCCTCTTGCAACTCTATATGTTTGACAAAAAATGTGTTCGACTTGGAGTCGGCGTACGCGCACGGTGGCTATGCTGGGACCTCGAAGATGTTGATGGTTTGTCGGGCCAGAGAGATCCATTACAGCGGCAGATGGCAGGGACAAAGTCACGGCGGGGGCGGGGGTGTTCGAGCTGGATTTGGCGGCAACAGGAGGGGGGAAGGGGGGCAGGCACGAGAAGACGGTGGAGGGGTGTGAAAGCTATGTGATCTAGAGTTTTGATTAGGGTGTTCGGAGTCCGATGTAGCCACTTACTCCACCCCTCGATTTGGAGCCGGCTTGAGAGATTTCGGTTCGGATACGTCTGACTAAAGTTAAGGGTCCGCGTTACATGCTAAAAGTGTTTGGACCCTCCCATCTGAATATTCAAGGCTGGAATAGGGGCCCACATTGGATACGGGACCAATCCACATACGACACAACTTATTTAGTAAACAATTTGACTTTATTAATAAATCTGACAAAGTACATCAAATCGAACAAAAACGAGTCAGCAAAGGACCAGGATAAAACATAAAGTCACATCAAAGTCTTCTATGGTCATTGACCCTAGATCCATCTCTTGCATGTCAGACTTTTCTCCATCCATCCTACGAAGAAACTACAGAAGACCAGACATGCACAAGCTTGATTGATCTCAAAGGTCCGCATGCGGCCCTCACCCCAAACAGGTGACAACCTAAAATTGTTGAACGCACTATGGCAAGGACACACCCCTTGCAAGATAGGTTATCGAACTGTTGCTTCATCGTCATATTGCCGAGGAAGAAGACTGGGCGcacaaaagaacaaatcaacaTACCCAATGACAAGAGCATGCTTGACAATATTATCGCCACCACCATCGTCAAGATAGTTTGAAGCAGCGGACGACGATCCGCGAGAATGGGACCACCGACATGCGGGAGCAAAAGCCATAGGCACTCTGGTGTAAGTCGTGTCGGCCACGACAACCACACCAGGACGAGGATAGAACCATGTAACTTGTATTTTGCATGACACTGCCTCTATTATTGAAACTTTTCCGTCAATTCTCAAAGAAAAACATTATCGCCAAAGACTTAAAAAGCAAGCATAGATGTTAGATAAAAGACAAAATAGACTCTAagcgttttttttagaaaaggttgTTACGTGTTCATAATAAGAACAATTGTCCTGATAAAATTGCAGAAATTACcccaaaataaaaaataatacaaTCAAGTCCTCGGAGGTTCCTCTACACAGAAAAGCAACCATCCACCATCGTCACCCACTGTCGACGAAATACCGCCGGAGTGGATGGAGATGAAGATCCATCGCAACCAAATCTGAAGAAGCACCGTCGCAACCAGAGTCGTTTTATGAGCCGAAGAACACATCCACCGCGAATggtagaacaatttccagtctgtAGTTTCCCCACCTCAAGAAGACCGAAAAGACGACTGAAGGCCAGAGGACCAGCAAAAGTCACGAACCCAAGTCGTCGGCGGCTAGGGCTTTTCTACGTGTACGACGGTTTTTAGTCCCACATTCATACTACAAAAGATAATCAAACGGtccaactaaaaagaaaaatcaaatggTTGGGCCCCACCGTCGCCGTAGCCCATCCGCCACTTAAAAAATGACCCCTACACCCCTCCTCAATTCCGTCCAACAAACCTCTTTCCCCTCCCCGCATCCCAAGCCTCCCAGCTCCATCGCCACACGCTCGAACCCACTCCTCACGCTCAAGCGCACACCGCACCAACCAGCGCAGCCATGGCTCTCACCGGCCGCGTCGCCACCACCGCAGCGTGCATCCTCGTCCTCCTCGCGCTCGCCGACGCCGCGGGggcggccacccgggcgccggcgcccgcgccggcgCAGGACTGCACGGAGGCGTTGACTAGCCTCGCAGACTGCCTCGACTATGTGTTGCCCGACAGCAAGTCGGCCCGGCCTACCAAGGCCTGCTGCACGGAGGTGAAGACCGCCGTCGGCACCCCCGCCACCGTGAAGTGCCTCTGCGCTGCCATGGACGCCAAGACAACTCCGATACCGATCAACATGACACGCGTGCTCGCCCTCCCCACCGCCTGCGGCCAATCCGCCTCTGTCTTGAGCAAGTGCCACGGTGAGCACCGTGCCTTTTCTCACCTTTTCTATAATCTTCTTGTCCTGGGTCTGCCGGTCTGGCTAGAACCCGCTTCCATTTTTTACACCAAGAAACAAGACCTTCTTGTTCCACTAGGAAGTTTGTCATTTCTTTCGGTTCATATGTGAGATTTACGATGAAAGATCTCGATTTGTGTTGGAAATTTTTGGCTGGGTATTGACCTTCTTCACCTCTTGTTTGCTTGCAGCTGCGGCTCCTGCTGAAGGTAACACATTCTTCTCTACACATCATCGTCTTTGTATTTCATTCTTTGATGCATGCTCGTTTCTTGTTTCTGTTGTCTTGTTCTCTTTCGTACCATGATTTGCATCTGTCGCAGTACTACATATGCTCGGTAAAATGATGACGATGAACTCACACATCGTATTTGTGCGCTTAATTTGAGAGTCTGAACAAACAGAAGCTTCTTTAGTTGCATATGAAATTTAACTGAAAAAATCTCTGCTAGTTGTCTTTCTACTAAAGTTGACTCTAACCCTTGTGTTTCCACTAAAAGTCGATCCATAAAATCAAAAGGAACATCGTTATTTTATAAAAATACGCTCCATTTGGTCCACAAGAATGGCATAAAAATGGGGCCGTCGCAGTGTTCGTACTTCGTCGTCCGTGAACACAGCTGTATATTATTTTTTGTGAGCTTTTCCGTTGGCTTGTATCCTTGCGAGCCATTGCATGTGCGCTCTGAGCCTGAGGCCTGGCCAGTCAAAAGGTACGGACAAGAGCA
Above is a window of Triticum aestivum cultivar Chinese Spring chromosome 6B, IWGSC CS RefSeq v2.1, whole genome shotgun sequence DNA encoding:
- the LOC123138336 gene encoding non-specific lipid transfer protein-like 1 isoform X2 — protein: MALNGGGAATAACILVLLALAGAAGATFSAPPPVDCSALLAGLADCLDFVSPSSKSSQPSKACCGEVKTSVGSPAVVDCVCAAMFSKLTQLPINRTRVYALPDACGTPASVLNRCHAAAPAEAPAPSASSGGATASPPKANAAARSPGGPATIILATVATSLLAFYYV
- the LOC123138336 gene encoding non-specific lipid transfer protein-like 1 isoform X1 — its product is MALTGRVATTAACILVLLALADAAGAATRAPAPAPAQDCTEALTSLADCLDYVLPDSKSARPTKACCTEVKTAVGTPATVKCLCAAMDAKTTPIPINMTRVLALPTACGQSASVLSKCHAAAPAEAPAPSASSGGATASPPKANAAARSPGGPATIILATVATSLLAFYYV